The DNA sequence CTTACTGTTGAAGCAGCTTAAAGGCAAGGATGTTCAACTGCCCGCCAGTATGTTGAGTTCCAGTCTGATTCGTCGGGACTCCACCGGCAAACCAATACCGCACAAGCGTTAGGAGCAGTGAGCGGTACCCATGGGGTGCCGCTCAGGCGCTCAGTTCCGCGGTATTGTCCACCAGCCAGGCGGCGGTGCCGATCAGTGCAGACTTGTCGTGCATGATGATATTGAGCGGGATTCGGCCCACGTAATCGCTCATGGGTCCCTTGTGCTGATAGCGTTTGACCAGGTCAGAACCGTCGATGAAATCCGCCAGTTTGGGGGCAATTCCGCCGCCGATGTAAACGCCACCCTGGGCGCCCAGGCACAGCGCCCGATCGCCAATCGCGCTGCCCAGCATGGCGCAGAACAGCTCCAGGGCTTCGCGGCACTGGGGGTCTTCACCGCTTTGACCTTTGCCGGCCACATCGGCCGGTTCGTAGTTCTGTACGGTTACGCCGTCGATCTCCGCCAGCGCCTGATAGATCCGGACCAGGCCTTTGCCGCAAATCAGGGTTTCCACCGACACGTGATCCTGTTTCTTCAGGAGATTCTGGAGAATGGCAATTTCCCGCTCATTGCCCGGAGCGAAATTGGTGTGTCCGCCCTCGGTCGGGACAATTTTCCAGCGGTCGCCGCAGGGCACCAGCGCCGCCATACCAAACCCGGTGCCCGGCCCCAGAATCAGCATGGGAGCCTCCGCGTCGGTCTCACCCGTCACCAACGGCTTGAGCATGTCACCTTTGAGGTGGGGGGTGGCATAAGCAAGGGCGGCAAAGTCGTTGATGACGTCCAGGGCGCGCATGCCCAACTGATCTCGCAGCTCGTCGATGCCGAACTCCCAGTCCAGGTTGGTCATGCGCACCCGGCCGTTATGAATGGGGCCGGCAATGGCAAAACAGGCAAAGTCGGGTAGGGCGATCCCGGCCACTTCGGCGTAAGCGTGGACCATCTGATCCAGGCTGGGGTAGTCGGCACAGCGCAGGCTGTGCTGATGCTTGGCGGTAAAGTCGGGCGGCGTTGCGCAGGCGCCGGCAATCTCAACCAGACCGAAGCGGGCGTTGGTGCCGCCAATATCCGCAACCAGAATAAAGCTCATAGTGGTCCCCGTTGTGTGCCGTTCCTGCGAGCCTGTCGCTGTTGGGGCAGGCAGTCGCTGTTCTTGGATAATCGGTTGCCCGATCGAAAAGTGGAGTGAGTCTA is a window from the Marinimicrobium koreense genome containing:
- the glk gene encoding glucokinase; this encodes MGQPIIQEQRLPAPTATGSQERHTTGTTMSFILVADIGGTNARFGLVEIAGACATPPDFTAKHQHSLRCADYPSLDQMVHAYAEVAGIALPDFACFAIAGPIHNGRVRMTNLDWEFGIDELRDQLGMRALDVINDFAALAYATPHLKGDMLKPLVTGETDAEAPMLILGPGTGFGMAALVPCGDRWKIVPTEGGHTNFAPGNEREIAILQNLLKKQDHVSVETLICGKGLVRIYQALAEIDGVTVQNYEPADVAGKGQSGEDPQCREALELFCAMLGSAIGDRALCLGAQGGVYIGGGIAPKLADFIDGSDLVKRYQHKGPMSDYVGRIPLNIIMHDKSALIGTAAWLVDNTAELSA